A genomic region of Leptolyngbya sp. FACHB-261 contains the following coding sequences:
- a CDS encoding response regulator has translation MSIDYRGIKKLANQFAILQRAQFSGRLDVASETEKQPWSFYCYLGRIVYATGGPHAVRRWRRNLACYWSEVEITALVTKVTEAEVWDYQALCLLADSDASKLPQIKAMIKSIVVEAVLDIAQMPNITCRIGSQKPLDTQLALIGIGEVFKEMQQNWQRWQGAGLGQYSPNLAPILRQPERLRSRIPTAHYQLLKTLLNGKQTLRDVAKQMKREVAIIAKFLAPYLQDGIIELVEISDLPAPVRPTIPSVPATLAVAPLIACLDDSPSICQEMEQILMGAGYRFIAIQDPLRALTTLLTRKPDLIFLDLVMPETNGYEICSKLRKTSLFRNTPIVILTGNDGIIDRVRAKIVGASDFLGKPVESKTVLEATRKHLAQAQTISA, from the coding sequence GTGTCAATTGACTATCGAGGAATTAAGAAGCTCGCGAACCAGTTTGCGATCCTTCAACGCGCTCAATTTAGTGGCAGATTAGATGTCGCTTCTGAAACGGAAAAGCAGCCATGGAGTTTCTACTGCTATTTGGGACGGATTGTCTATGCGACAGGAGGTCCCCACGCGGTTAGACGTTGGCGCAGAAACCTAGCCTGCTATTGGTCTGAAGTAGAAATTACGGCCCTAGTGACTAAGGTCACTGAAGCAGAGGTTTGGGATTATCAAGCCCTTTGTTTGCTGGCTGATAGTGACGCCAGCAAGCTGCCGCAGATCAAAGCCATGATCAAAAGTATCGTGGTTGAGGCAGTTCTGGATATCGCCCAAATGCCTAACATTACCTGCCGAATTGGTAGCCAAAAACCTTTAGACACTCAACTGGCACTCATTGGCATTGGCGAAGTCTTTAAGGAGATGCAGCAAAATTGGCAGCGCTGGCAGGGCGCTGGCCTAGGTCAATACTCGCCCAACTTAGCGCCAATTCTTAGGCAGCCCGAGCGCCTGAGATCGCGAATTCCTACTGCTCATTACCAGCTGCTCAAGACCCTGCTGAATGGCAAGCAAACTCTGCGCGATGTAGCCAAGCAGATGAAGCGGGAGGTCGCCATCATTGCCAAATTTCTAGCTCCCTACCTGCAAGACGGCATTATCGAACTGGTTGAGATTTCGGACCTGCCCGCGCCGGTTCGTCCGACTATACCGTCGGTACCTGCAACGCTTGCTGTAGCACCCCTGATTGCCTGCCTTGATGATAGCCCGAGCATCTGTCAGGAAATGGAGCAGATTTTAATGGGAGCTGGTTATCGATTTATCGCCATTCAAGACCCCCTGCGAGCTCTGACCACCCTACTCACGCGTAAGCCAGATCTGATTTTTCTAGACTTGGTGATGCCGGAAACTAACGGCTATGAAATTTGCTCTAAACTGCGCAAGACTTCGCTCTTTCGCAACACGCCTATCGTCATCTTGACCGGCAACGACGGCATTATTGATCGAGTCCGAGCCAAAATTGTCGGCGCATCAGATTTTTTAGGAAAACCAGTCGAGTCTAAAACGGTGCTGGAAGCAACCCGAAAACATCTGGCTCAGGCTCAAACAATCTCAGCCTAA
- a CDS encoding HD domain-containing protein: MQTFTRMDQATVEHWQHIVVEGKRVQETTPVRIKRMLRQLEDINYGFAVNQLEHSLQTATRAERAGASEEMVLAALCHDIGKAISVPNHAAISAEILRPYVSQEVYWVIKNHRDFQGRFYYQYLGQDPEAYRKHEGHPAFDLAMQFAGEWDQRAFDPEYDTFSLEHFEPLIDHFFGCS; encoded by the coding sequence ATGCAAACTTTCACCAGAATGGACCAGGCTACTGTTGAGCACTGGCAACACATTGTCGTTGAAGGCAAACGGGTTCAAGAAACGACACCCGTTCGCATCAAACGAATGCTACGACAGCTCGAAGATATTAATTACGGCTTTGCGGTTAATCAGTTGGAGCATTCCTTGCAAACTGCAACTCGAGCCGAACGAGCAGGCGCGAGCGAGGAGATGGTGCTGGCAGCGCTGTGTCACGACATTGGTAAGGCGATTTCTGTGCCCAACCACGCGGCAATTTCCGCCGAAATTCTAAGGCCTTATGTCTCCCAGGAGGTCTACTGGGTGATCAAGAATCACCGCGATTTCCAAGGCCGCTTTTATTACCAATACTTAGGTCAAGACCCAGAAGCCTATCGCAAGCACGAAGGTCATCCAGCCTTTGACTTGGCCATGCAATTCGCGGGTGAATGGGACCAAAGGGCCTTTGATCCTGAATACGACACCTTCTCTCTAGAACACTTTGAACCGCTGATCGACCATTTCTTTGGCTGTTCTTAG
- a CDS encoding sulfite exporter TauE/SafE family protein has translation MDLSELLNPGLFALLLLGTIVGILSALLGIGGGLLMVPALTVWGASPLQAVATSLVGVVLGSASGSLQNWRRAQLNLERVVLLAPPAMLTTELGVWLANTLPAGVLLLSFAALQVLTIFLMDFKQRLQKLPKISDPLTLTTTPVVSNQSFQSSVASGGVGLMQAVSSDPEMAETQIYQSQGIGLLAGVLSGLFGVGGGVVMVPLQMLFLGEGIKDAVRTSLGAVTLISLWAVGRHAAAGSVLWLPGLYLGLGSLCGAQLGARLLPKLPDAVVGWLFRGLLLLLATYMTLKALSG, from the coding sequence TTGGATCTATCCGAACTTTTAAACCCTGGGCTTTTTGCGCTGTTGCTGCTAGGAACTATCGTCGGTATACTCTCGGCGCTACTTGGTATCGGGGGGGGGCTTCTGATGGTGCCAGCCCTCACCGTATGGGGAGCTTCGCCCTTACAAGCTGTCGCAACCAGTTTGGTTGGTGTAGTGCTTGGATCCGCCTCAGGTAGCCTTCAGAACTGGCGGCGAGCGCAATTGAACTTAGAGCGGGTTGTACTACTGGCACCGCCTGCCATGCTGACAACAGAGCTAGGAGTTTGGCTGGCTAACACCCTACCCGCAGGAGTGTTGCTACTGAGTTTTGCTGCCTTGCAAGTTCTGACAATCTTCCTCATGGACTTTAAGCAGCGGCTCCAAAAGCTGCCGAAAATTAGTGATCCGCTGACCTTAACGACAACGCCTGTAGTCTCAAATCAGAGTTTTCAAAGCTCGGTTGCCTCTGGCGGCGTGGGCTTAATGCAAGCGGTCAGTTCTGACCCTGAAATGGCTGAGACCCAGATTTATCAGAGTCAAGGAATTGGTTTGTTGGCAGGAGTCCTATCAGGTCTGTTTGGGGTCGGTGGCGGTGTTGTCATGGTGCCTTTGCAGATGTTGTTTCTGGGGGAAGGGATTAAAGACGCGGTGCGAACCAGCTTGGGGGCAGTCACGCTGATTTCGCTTTGGGCGGTAGGACGGCACGCGGCGGCAGGCAGCGTCTTATGGTTGCCGGGTCTCTACCTAGGCCTGGGCAGCTTGTGCGGGGCACAACTGGGCGCACGGCTTCTACCCAAATTACCGGATGCAGTGGTTGGTTGGCTGTTCCGCGGCTTGCTGCTACTCTTGGCAACTTATATGACCCTTAAAGCATTATCAGGCTGA
- a CDS encoding response regulator transcription factor has protein sequence MGTVLVVEDTLTEMEILSRCLQRGGLSTIAAASGEEALEKISRQKPDVIVLDVVLPGQSGFELCRELKANANTSKIPIVMCSSKGGEMDKFWGMKQGASAYLPKPVDQDELLRTVKLLLKSL, from the coding sequence ATGGGAACGGTTTTAGTTGTTGAAGATACCTTGACAGAGATGGAGATTTTGTCTCGATGCCTTCAACGAGGTGGATTGAGCACGATTGCCGCTGCCAGTGGTGAAGAAGCTTTGGAGAAAATCAGTCGGCAAAAACCAGATGTCATTGTTCTTGACGTTGTGCTGCCTGGACAAAGCGGGTTTGAACTCTGCCGTGAACTTAAGGCTAATGCCAACACTAGCAAGATTCCCATTGTGATGTGCTCTAGCAAGGGCGGCGAGATGGATAAATTTTGGGGCATGAAGCAGGGCGCTTCCGCCTATCTACCCAAGCCAGTTGACCAAGACGAGTTACTGCGTACTGTCAAGCTATTGCTCAAAAGTTTGTAA
- a CDS encoding chemotaxis protein CheW, with protein MTFPEPFEPAPSSLVLAKTANLAITKQSQGRTSPQTAETTQQFLRLHLLPETLLALPVKQITEVLKVALTEIVPIPRMPEYVMGVHNWRGEVLWIIDLGCLLGLQPLFQQPVSQLIRTTVVIHSQGKTLGVSVQQVEGMEWWDSNLIQPSSRVTSTPKLQQFLQGYLLKPSGEMLAVLDGNLIMAGLPKPEV; from the coding sequence ATGACTTTTCCTGAGCCTTTTGAGCCAGCTCCATCGAGTCTGGTACTGGCTAAGACGGCCAATCTTGCGATCACCAAACAATCTCAAGGCCGAACTTCGCCTCAGACGGCGGAGACCACTCAGCAGTTTTTGCGTCTGCATCTTCTACCAGAAACTCTACTGGCTCTGCCGGTTAAGCAGATTACAGAAGTTTTGAAGGTGGCCCTCACTGAGATCGTGCCGATTCCTCGCATGCCTGAGTATGTGATGGGTGTCCACAATTGGCGTGGGGAGGTGCTCTGGATCATTGATTTGGGTTGTCTTCTGGGGCTTCAGCCCTTATTTCAGCAACCTGTCAGTCAGCTGATTCGGACTACCGTTGTTATCCATAGCCAAGGGAAAACTTTGGGAGTGTCTGTACAACAAGTAGAGGGGATGGAATGGTGGGATTCCAACCTGATCCAGCCCTCTTCTAGGGTGACAAGTACTCCGAAATTACAGCAATTTTTACAAGGATACTTACTCAAGCCTAGTGGGGAAATGCTGGCGGTTCTCGATGGGAACCTGATTATGGCCGGCCTACCCAAGCCAGAAGTTTGA
- a CDS encoding methyl-accepting chemotaxis protein, whose translation MPQPPSSQDGKPLPQSELNGSYGRTSAKQHFGANRVSTASPANLRPGAVGSHRQNSDLSSVPSPDLLQTEGPGRWPTQQTAEKPLRPWQRLSLKTKATALAIALGTLPVLAIGATAYYFTSNSVTQNAIDKQQAHTIYLANQLDRFALERYSDIQTLSQLSILTDPRLRATATPREKEAVLNQYLKAKQGYDSIAVTDLSGRLILQSEGETIADYSKIDYFQEVIRSNRPVITPPRLSQASFTYSIFAAAPIIDTATGKTIGMIRSRTPAKYLNDIIQADAQQLTDSIKDYGTESNFAVGDLGKLFVAPKPDYIDKPVQEVFATAAANFKPGTSIVSQVDTNRLDRQQYLVSYIPAGRLETLPKLNWGALVAQPSAEVFAARQGLLLTFAIGTGATAFLVGVLAIYLANRATRPILAATDAVEKLGQGELDTRIIVSGRDELAVLGSNINQMAQQLQVLLDEQEEATQQQLAAQAEIAQQQSENAEQQKQAKEALQRRALELLLEVDPVSKGDLTIRATVDETEVGTIADSYNATIGSLRKIVAQVQQAARQVVQTTSTSEVAVRELSEEALKQTENIEAALDKIEDLSTSVQAVAANAQQAEVAVQQARQTVEDGDIAMNRTVDGIVAIRETVAETSSKVKRLGESSQKISKVVNLISTFAAQTNLLALNASIEAARAGEEGRGFAVVADEVRTLAQQSAEATAEIQQLVEDIQTETSEVVSAMEAGTEQVVNGTRLVEETRQNLNKISAASLQISSLVEAIAQAAIAQTETSQSVTQTMQDVAMIASRTATGSRQASDAFKQLLAVARALQASAAQFKI comes from the coding sequence ATGCCTCAGCCCCCCTCTTCTCAAGACGGTAAGCCCTTACCCCAAAGTGAACTGAATGGTTCTTACGGGCGCACAAGTGCTAAGCAGCATTTCGGGGCCAACCGAGTCAGCACGGCATCGCCAGCAAACTTGAGGCCTGGAGCCGTGGGTAGTCATAGACAAAATAGTGACCTAAGCTCGGTCCCATCGCCCGACCTTCTTCAGACAGAAGGCCCAGGTCGCTGGCCAACGCAGCAAACAGCGGAGAAACCACTGCGGCCCTGGCAACGCCTGAGTTTGAAAACCAAGGCAACAGCTTTAGCCATTGCCTTGGGAACTTTACCCGTGCTGGCCATTGGCGCGACGGCTTACTACTTCACAAGTAACAGCGTGACGCAGAATGCTATCGATAAACAGCAGGCGCACACAATTTACTTGGCAAATCAGCTCGACCGCTTTGCCTTGGAGCGATACAGCGATATTCAAACTCTGTCTCAACTAAGCATTCTGACCGATCCTCGTCTGCGAGCAACTGCTACCCCGCGCGAAAAGGAGGCAGTGCTCAACCAATACCTCAAAGCCAAGCAGGGCTATGACAGTATTGCTGTGACTGATTTGTCAGGTCGACTGATTTTGCAGTCGGAAGGGGAAACAATTGCTGATTACAGCAAGATCGATTACTTCCAAGAAGTTATTCGAAGCAACCGCCCGGTGATCACACCACCCCGACTTTCGCAAGCGTCTTTTACCTACTCTATTTTTGCTGCTGCCCCGATTATCGATACAGCAACCGGCAAAACGATTGGCATGATTCGTTCACGGACGCCTGCTAAATATCTCAATGATATTATTCAAGCTGATGCCCAGCAGTTAACTGACAGCATTAAAGACTACGGCACTGAAAGTAACTTCGCAGTAGGTGATTTAGGCAAACTCTTTGTGGCTCCAAAGCCCGATTATATTGATAAGCCAGTTCAAGAAGTTTTTGCCACTGCTGCTGCCAACTTCAAACCAGGCACTAGCATCGTTAGCCAAGTCGACACCAACCGTCTGGATCGGCAGCAATATCTTGTTTCCTATATTCCTGCTGGTCGGCTTGAGACTTTACCCAAGCTCAATTGGGGTGCTTTGGTTGCTCAGCCCAGTGCAGAGGTCTTCGCGGCCCGCCAAGGCTTACTGCTAACCTTTGCCATTGGCACCGGTGCAACTGCCTTCTTAGTCGGTGTGCTAGCCATTTATCTGGCAAACCGAGCCACTCGCCCAATTTTGGCTGCCACTGATGCGGTAGAAAAATTAGGCCAAGGCGAGCTAGATACTCGAATCATCGTATCTGGACGGGACGAGCTAGCGGTGTTGGGTTCTAACATCAACCAGATGGCTCAGCAACTTCAGGTTCTGCTAGACGAGCAAGAGGAAGCCACTCAGCAACAATTGGCTGCTCAGGCTGAGATTGCCCAACAGCAATCGGAGAACGCTGAGCAACAGAAGCAAGCCAAAGAAGCTCTGCAAAGGCGAGCTTTAGAACTTTTGCTAGAGGTGGATCCGGTTAGTAAGGGAGATTTGACCATCCGCGCCACGGTGGACGAAACCGAAGTTGGCACAATTGCTGACTCCTATAACGCTACCATCGGCAGCTTGCGCAAAATTGTGGCGCAGGTGCAGCAAGCCGCTCGACAGGTTGTGCAAACCACCAGTACCAGTGAAGTGGCGGTGCGAGAGCTATCAGAAGAAGCATTAAAGCAGACGGAGAACATCGAAGCCGCGCTCGACAAAATTGAAGATCTATCAACGTCAGTCCAAGCGGTTGCAGCCAATGCCCAACAGGCGGAAGTAGCTGTGCAGCAAGCTAGACAAACCGTTGAAGATGGCGATATTGCCATGAACCGCACAGTGGACGGGATTGTGGCGATTCGTGAAACGGTGGCAGAAACTTCTAGTAAGGTGAAACGCCTGGGTGAGTCTTCCCAGAAAATTTCCAAAGTTGTGAATCTGATTAGCACCTTTGCCGCTCAAACTAACTTGCTGGCACTCAATGCCTCGATTGAGGCTGCCCGCGCCGGGGAGGAGGGCCGAGGCTTTGCAGTTGTTGCTGATGAAGTGCGAACCCTGGCTCAACAATCGGCTGAAGCAACGGCTGAAATCCAACAGCTAGTTGAAGATATTCAGACAGAGACCAGCGAGGTGGTTTCGGCAATGGAGGCTGGCACCGAACAGGTGGTGAATGGCACTCGCCTAGTTGAAGAAACCCGTCAAAACTTGAACAAAATCTCAGCGGCCAGCTTGCAAATTAGTTCACTGGTAGAAGCGATTGCCCAGGCTGCTATTGCCCAAACGGAGACCTCTCAATCGGTCACCCAAACTATGCAGGATGTGGCCATGATTGCTAGTAGAACTGCAACTGGATCTAGACAAGCTTCGGATGCCTTCAAGCAATTGCTGGCTGTGGCCCGAGCCCTTCAAGCCAGTGCTGCTCAGTTCAAGATTTAG
- a CDS encoding response regulator: MAIDSDIRKQAYQFFVQEAPELLQVIEQGLLSLTQDRSIQKVHTLMRAAHSIKGGAASVGSETIKEIAHRLEDSFKALYDEDLQVDPELEDLLFKAYDCLRLPLIEGISTGRINKSKAVTDADQVFSQLEAKLGDFLNNAANLPSSVELGVDIAQSIFEVDVAQGLERLEAVLADPHAYEVAGELCTQAEVFSGLAELLNLPGFQNLSQTAIAAVKANPDQAEAILGLALADFQQAQQAVLAGDRTQGGSPSEALLQWLEPVLPTTPTEVLTASSLVPQFDPAYAQEAQDVQDVQDTRAVLDVFTDLNLDLDSNLGTDLDAVNAEEPAFDQVFDPAFELGQQPSEQPTPQSVRVDLDRLDRLNNLVGELAINQSRLSLQNKQLRGSVQALLKRFANFQQMGTHLRHLSDQTIVSLKTKNFALPLSTGPDSEFDQLEMDSYSQIHSYLQSVLEEVAQLAENTGDVALFADQTNHAVEKQRQTLTHLRDDLMWARMLPLSEILETFPRTLRDMARTYGKPVDLKLSGTRVLVDKAALEKLRAPLLHLLRNAFDHGIEPPQVRQKLGKPVTGQITIHAYHQGSQTVIEVRDDGQGINLDEICRQARKLNLLPEDTNTAIPTAQLYNLIFEPGFSTASQVSDISGRGIGLDVVRSQIQELKGSISINSEPQHGTAFTIRLPLTLTIAKLLIFVVNSSTLALPLDSVEEIIIPKPDQIKTSGGKKLLHWRGSIVPVRPISSLLTYTYPFPESAPSQVLVAVPAPSDWASPLLLLQRDSQFFALEIDRLITEQELVIKPFGSAMAPPPYIYGCTILGDGSLIPVVDTSALLSDVEDNLVPIQPKLPPASIRKAPTVLVVDDSVGMRQTLTLALQKVGYRVLQARDGREALEHLRQTSEICAVICDVEMPNMNGFEFLTRRRQNPELSKIPVAMLTSRSSQKHQRMAMLLGASAYLTKPCLEQELAATLETMRRASTADNVPLVTALSAKV; encoded by the coding sequence ATGGCGATTGATAGCGATATTCGCAAGCAAGCCTATCAGTTTTTTGTTCAAGAAGCACCAGAGCTTTTGCAAGTTATTGAGCAGGGTTTATTGAGCCTGACTCAAGACCGCAGCATCCAAAAAGTCCACACCTTAATGCGAGCCGCTCACTCGATTAAAGGAGGGGCTGCCAGTGTTGGCTCAGAGACCATTAAAGAGATCGCCCATCGCCTCGAAGACAGCTTCAAAGCTTTATACGACGAAGACTTGCAGGTCGATCCTGAACTGGAAGATTTACTCTTTAAGGCTTACGATTGCCTGCGTCTTCCCTTGATAGAAGGGATCAGCACTGGCAGAATCAATAAATCTAAAGCCGTTACAGATGCCGACCAGGTCTTTAGCCAATTAGAAGCAAAATTAGGAGATTTCCTCAACAACGCTGCTAACTTGCCCAGTTCAGTGGAGCTGGGTGTTGATATTGCTCAGTCGATTTTCGAGGTAGATGTCGCTCAGGGATTGGAGCGGCTAGAAGCGGTTCTCGCTGATCCACATGCTTACGAAGTTGCCGGAGAGCTGTGTACACAAGCCGAAGTGTTCTCGGGGTTAGCAGAGCTTCTAAACCTGCCCGGTTTCCAAAATCTATCCCAGACAGCGATTGCCGCCGTCAAAGCTAATCCTGATCAAGCGGAAGCGATTTTAGGTTTGGCCCTAGCAGACTTTCAGCAAGCACAGCAAGCTGTTCTAGCGGGTGATCGAACTCAGGGTGGCTCGCCCTCAGAGGCATTGCTGCAATGGTTAGAGCCTGTACTCCCAACTACACCTACGGAAGTTTTAACAGCCTCCAGTCTAGTCCCGCAGTTCGACCCGGCCTATGCCCAAGAAGCCCAAGATGTCCAAGATGTCCAAGACACACGAGCTGTCTTAGATGTCTTCACTGATTTAAACCTCGATTTGGACTCTAATTTAGGCACCGATTTAGACGCTGTTAATGCTGAGGAGCCTGCCTTTGATCAAGTCTTCGACCCGGCGTTTGAATTGGGTCAACAACCCAGTGAGCAGCCCACGCCCCAATCAGTACGGGTTGATTTGGACCGGCTGGATCGCCTGAATAATTTGGTGGGTGAACTAGCGATTAACCAAAGCCGGTTATCGCTACAGAACAAGCAGCTTAGAGGCTCTGTGCAAGCCCTGTTGAAACGGTTTGCTAATTTTCAGCAAATGGGGACACACCTACGGCATCTCTCGGACCAAACGATCGTCTCGCTTAAAACCAAAAATTTTGCACTGCCACTCTCGACCGGGCCGGACAGCGAATTTGATCAACTAGAAATGGATAGTTACAGCCAGATCCATTCCTATTTGCAATCTGTCTTGGAGGAAGTTGCCCAGCTTGCCGAAAATACAGGAGACGTCGCACTGTTCGCGGACCAAACAAATCACGCTGTCGAGAAGCAACGTCAGACGTTGACCCATCTTCGCGACGATTTGATGTGGGCGCGCATGCTGCCTCTGAGCGAAATTCTGGAGACCTTTCCCCGCACGCTCCGGGACATGGCCAGAACTTATGGTAAACCGGTCGATTTAAAGTTGAGCGGCACGCGGGTCCTGGTAGATAAAGCTGCTTTAGAAAAGCTACGAGCGCCTCTGCTGCACTTGTTGCGCAACGCCTTTGATCACGGCATCGAGCCTCCACAAGTGCGCCAAAAGCTAGGCAAGCCAGTCACTGGTCAGATCACGATTCACGCCTACCACCAAGGTAGCCAAACCGTGATCGAAGTCCGCGATGATGGCCAAGGAATTAACCTGGATGAGATCTGTCGTCAGGCGCGAAAGCTTAATCTGTTACCTGAAGATACCAACACAGCGATCCCAACGGCCCAGCTATATAACCTTATTTTTGAACCTGGTTTTTCAACTGCTAGCCAAGTGAGCGATATCTCGGGCCGTGGCATTGGTTTGGATGTTGTCCGTTCACAGATTCAGGAGCTTAAGGGCTCTATTAGTATCAATTCGGAGCCTCAGCATGGCACTGCGTTTACCATTCGTCTCCCTCTGACCCTGACCATTGCTAAACTGCTGATTTTTGTCGTGAATTCCTCTACTTTGGCACTGCCATTAGACAGTGTTGAGGAAATTATTATTCCAAAACCTGATCAAATCAAAACCTCAGGGGGCAAAAAACTCTTGCATTGGCGTGGCAGCATCGTGCCTGTGCGCCCTATATCGAGCTTGCTCACTTACACCTACCCCTTTCCAGAGTCAGCGCCTAGCCAGGTTTTAGTAGCGGTTCCAGCGCCTTCGGATTGGGCTTCTCCTCTATTGTTATTGCAACGGGATTCACAATTTTTTGCGCTCGAAATTGACCGTCTGATCACTGAGCAGGAATTGGTGATTAAACCCTTTGGTTCTGCTATGGCGCCACCCCCCTACATCTATGGCTGCACGATTCTGGGTGATGGTAGTTTAATCCCAGTGGTCGATACTTCAGCTCTACTCAGTGATGTGGAGGATAATTTAGTTCCGATTCAACCTAAGTTACCACCTGCTTCGATTCGCAAAGCTCCAACGGTCTTGGTCGTCGATGATTCTGTGGGGATGCGACAGACGTTAACTCTCGCTCTGCAAAAGGTTGGTTACCGTGTTTTGCAAGCCCGAGATGGCCGCGAAGCTCTAGAACATCTGCGTCAAACCTCTGAGATTTGTGCGGTGATCTGTGATGTCGAGATGCCTAACATGAATGGCTTTGAGTTTTTAACTCGTCGTCGTCAGAATCCAGAATTGAGCAAAATTCCAGTTGCCATGCTGACCTCTCGTAGCAGCCAAAAACACCAACGTATGGCAATGCTTTTAGGGGCCTCTGCTTACCTGACCAAACCTTGCCTGGAACAAGAATTGGCAGCCACATTAGAGACGATGCGCCGTGCATCAACAGCCGATAACGTGCCTCTTGTAACTGCCCTATCCGCTAAAGTTTAG
- a CDS encoding chemotaxis protein CheW: protein MTFESTHSALTHSARGSLRQKKAEPQVRVIVFSIGELTLALHIEVVYKIISNTLVFGSGLSNVGIAHLGEHELTILDLQQNLYQNRTPGQAVTADYVIVIQSSNGEFYGIPVSVAPTIMELPISTIRVLPESYRNADTLGIATHTAVIEAEKPLTLFLLDVYQLLHKLMPQ, encoded by the coding sequence ATGACCTTTGAATCCACTCATTCTGCGCTCACCCATTCAGCTCGCGGTTCCCTTCGGCAGAAAAAGGCTGAGCCTCAGGTTCGAGTCATTGTTTTCTCGATTGGAGAACTGACCCTAGCTCTACATATTGAAGTAGTCTATAAGATCATCAGTAATACACTCGTTTTCGGTAGTGGCTTGAGCAATGTTGGTATTGCCCATCTGGGTGAGCATGAGCTGACGATTCTAGATCTGCAGCAGAATTTGTACCAAAATCGCACTCCAGGTCAGGCGGTGACGGCAGATTACGTGATTGTTATTCAAAGTTCTAATGGCGAATTCTACGGCATTCCAGTCTCAGTTGCGCCGACCATTATGGAGCTGCCTATCTCTACGATTCGCGTTCTCCCAGAGTCGTATCGTAATGCAGATACTCTAGGGATTGCCACTCATACTGCTGTGATCGAAGCAGAAAAGCCTCTGACTCTATTTCTTTTAGATGTCTATCAACTGCTGCATAAATTGATGCCTCAGTAG